The DNA window TTATTTCTCGATGCGCTGTTAAAAGAAAAAAAGCTGAGCGTGGCATTTTTATCCATTGCCACAAGTTTGACACAGCTTTGGGCCTATGGAACGGGTTTTATTAAAGCATGGTGGGATATCAATGTGAAAGGACGGGATAAGTTTGGAGTCATTTCCCGCAAATAAATTCTGCTTATTGGCTAAAGCGTTTACCAGTTTTCACTTTTCCCATTGCTAAACACATGCCCAGATGCTATGATCAGGGTTTTGATAAAAATTTCCCTTTCCTCGACTTTTAAGTGTTTTGACATTAATCCCGACAGGGATTTTTGAATGCGCTGAACATCGGCTTCCGACCATAAAGATGGCAGGAACAGATCGATCATTAGAGCATAATTCTGTCCGTATTGTTCAAAGTCACGGATAATATTAATGCTAATATCTTTTGGATCAACTCCGATCAAAGAGGCCCATTCGCTGCATATATCTTCAAAAACCAGGTTTTTGGAAATTTTGCTCTTGATATAACAATTTGCAATAGGCATTTTAGATAATTATTCTATAAAAATATAGAAATCAGACATTCTCTGACCTATTTCAGATCATTTGATCGATTATTTTTTTAGAAAGGGTTTCTCCAATGGATAATGAAGAAGTAGCAGCGGGAGAGGGGGCATTGCAGCATTAAGTTTTGCTTGCCATAAACGCGATCAATGTTTCAAAAACTTCCCTCTGACCAGGCCGTTTTCATTTTGAATACGATATTGGTAAATACCAGAAGGCCAACTTGTAATATTAATTTGAGTTTTATGCATTGCTAGAACTTGCTCATGCTGTAACTTTCCCTGCATGTCATATATCTTGATTTGTGAATGTTCTTTATCTGTGCTTAAATGGATATTGACAATAGCATTAGCAGGATTAGGATAGACCATAATGCCCTCATTAACTGAGATTCTTTCATTCAAACTGGACACGATACCATTGCTATCGGTGGAGACCAGCCACATCGACTGTCCGGGGGGAATAGGATTGTTGAAATCTTTGGCGTCCCCAACAAAATAGATTCGGTCATTGTAGATTTGAAGGTCATAGATGTTATGAAACTCTTTAGAATTAATATTACTGTAGAAATATTGTGGCTGATACCAAATACTATCGCCATTACAGGAAAGTTTTTGCAAAAAACAATAGAATCCAGCCGTATCAGGATCGACCAGAAAATCAACTACATTACCACCAACGACAATATCTCCATTCGGGGTTTCATCAATAGATGTTGCCAAGTTGTTGCTGCTAAACCTCCAATCTATGGTATATTCCCAAACCTGATTGAGATTGCTGTCTAGCTTTTCGACATAACTTTTGTTCTCTGGTGAGATAAAATCTCCATCTGTGGCCGCTGAAGCGCAGGCCAGTCCACCATCCTGGGTTTTGACAATATCCCAGACCCCAATACGCCGATTGGAAGCAGAAATATACTCATCCAGTACATTGCCTTGATAATCCATTTTGATGACCCAGTTTTTATCAAAACCATTGCCTAACTTTCTAGCTCCTATAGCAACAGTTGTGTCATCATACATAGTAACAGAATAGCTTCCTTCTTGAATGGCTTGCGTTCCTAAATTCTTTGTTGTTAATAGATTCCCGCTAGTATCAATTATTATATATAAAACGTCTACATCGTAGCTGCTCACAGAATCTGGTTGTTTAACAAAACCACCAATTATCGCTAATTTATCTGAACCAAATAAAACGGCATCATCCACCAGATAATCAATATTCGCAAGACTATCCTGATACTCAACGGTCCACAATATGGCATTATAGAAATCTCGCTTTTGAACAAAAAGTCCTTGGTTTGTTTTTACCCCTGCTGTATCAAATCTGAAATCACCGATTATGTATTTATTACCATTGGAATCAATAAGGAGTTTTTCAGCCTCATAAGCACGAAGGGTATCTCCCACAAGATCAAAATACTGAAAGTTGCCATTATGAGCATAGGTAGCTATATAGCCCAAAAGTGCAATGTTATTGCTATCTATATAGGGGTATGTAGGTCCGACAATATGAATATGAGTACTATCTACAACCATTGAATAACCTGATGCAGAAGCATTGCTAAAAGGCTCCACTAAGTTTATTTGCGCTTGACCAAGAGTAAAAAGATAGATAAGCGATATAGTAAGGGGTGTTTTCATTTTAAAAAGCAAAAGAGATCGGATGATCTCTCTTGCTTCAATTTTATGTTAAAATTACAGATTTATTTAATAATACTCAGCTTACCGGCGATGATCTGCTCTCCGGATATGGCCTTGTAATAATACAGACCACTCGGCAGGTTCTCAGTGGAGATCGTCTTCACTGGTGCTTTTGATTTTATATTCCACTGCTTTAACCGTCTGCCATTGACATCTATAATACTAAGCGCAATATCTTCTCCCAACGTTCCGCTAAAGCTAAAGCTCACATAGCTTTCTGCCGGGTTGGGATAGACCTTCGCCTGAAAGAGCTGCTCTGCAGTTGTGCCTGTGAATGAAGCCCGTTTGGCTCCTTCTCCCAAATCTATTTCCGGCAGATAGAAAAACTCTCCAAAGTTGACCAT is part of the Hyphobacterium sp. CCMP332 genome and encodes:
- a CDS encoding T9SS type A sorting domain-containing protein; this encodes MEPFSNASASGYSMVVDSTHIHIVGPTYPYIDSNNIALLGYIATYAHNGNFQYFDLVGDTLRAYEAEKLLIDSNGNKYIIGDFRFDTAGVKTNQGLFVQKRDFYNAILWTVEYQDSLANIDYLVDDAVLFGSDKLAIIGGFVKQPDSVSSYDVDVLYIIIDTSGNLLTTKNLGTQAIQEGSYSVTMYDDTTVAIGARKLGNGFDKNWVIKMDYQGNVLDEYISASNRRIGVWDIVKTQDGGLACASAATDGDFISPENKSYVEKLDSNLNQVWEYTIDWRFSSNNLATSIDETPNGDIVVGGNVVDFLVDPDTAGFYCFLQKLSCNGDSIWYQPQYFYSNINSKEFHNIYDLQIYNDRIYFVGDAKDFNNPIPPGQSMWLVSTDSNGIVSSLNERISVNEGIMVYPNPANAIVNIHLSTDKEHSQIKIYDMQGKLQHEQVLAMHKTQINITSWPSGIYQYRIQNENGLVRGKFLKH